ATAGTCCATGCCGGCGCCGGTCAACATTAGAAATGCGTTCCGGTTGAATGCGGCCGTATCCAGCTCGCTGGAAACTTCCGCAATGCTGACATTGGGCAAGCGGATTTCACTGCCAGAAGTCGGCGTTTCATCGTATTGAATAACGAAAGGGGCCAATTCGCTTCCCACTTGCGGAACGACTTCCAGCGACAAGTCACGGTAGCCATTCGCCAAAAACGGCTTTCCCAGACTGATCGTTTGATTCACGGCTAACGTCGTCGAGCCCGGATTTTTGATCTCGCTCAATTGCTTGGAGCGGGGGTTCGCCTTCTCCCAACCGGCCACAGGCGCGTCGGTGAAACTGTCCCAGCCCACGGTGTCGAGGCTGCCACTGCCGGAGACGATGCTGTAGTTGTCCAGCTCGAACGTAGCGCCGGTTCGATTGGTCAACGTCGTGTCGCCGGAGTAGGGATCGACCTTGAGCAGGAGTTGGGCGTTCGCCGGGGAACTCAAACTTCCAAACAGGCCCAGCATGGCGGCCGCGATTGCGCCCTTCCGCGTACGTCGCGCCAGCAACAGCGCCGCGGCGCTCAGCGAAAGCAACAGCACGCTCGACGGTTCCGGCACGGTGATGCCGTTCTGGCCGAGGCGGTTCTTCAAGAGTCGGAAATCGAAGCCGTTGACGACGCCATTCCTGTCGATGTCCCCCTGTGCCAAGGTGTTGCCAGTGCCAAAATTGTCGCGCAGGATCCCGTAATCGAGCAAATCGACCTCTTCATCGGAATTGATGTCGGCGGGATCGAACTCGGGCAAATCCGTCGGGCCACCTCCGTCGGCCAACAATGCGATCTGAACGTTTCGCAACGGTTCGTTCCAGATCGCCAGATCGTCCATCCAGCCGAGAAACGTGGAGTGGCCGTCGGCGCGACTGCCGATGATTAACTGGTTGTCGTTGACGAGCAAGGGTCCGGCCATGCCAGCGGAACCCGCGGCAACTCCATCGACGAAGAATTCGACCGAAGCGCCTACGGTAGCCACGACGGCAACGTGATGCCATTCCTGCGGCACGATGGAAACCGTGCTGCTGTAGAAGGACAGTCCCGTAGTGGGATCGGTTTGGTGTAAGTATTCCAGGAACCCGCTGGGGCTAATGCGGAGCTCAAAATTCCCGGGGTAGTTGTTGGTAGCCTCGCCGCTCGGTCCCTTCACCGCGATGAAGTAGTAATTGGCGGCATCCGACATGTTCACCCACCCGGCGATGGTGAGACCTTCCGCCATGTCCAGTGAGGGTGAATCAGGCACAAAGAAGCCGCCGCCACCGCCCCCCGGATTCTCCATGTTGAAGGAAGTGCCGGAACCG
This DNA window, taken from Planctomycetia bacterium, encodes the following:
- a CDS encoding LamG-like jellyroll fold domain-containing protein; the encoded protein is MRFAVRTLSMIGLLLAASTSQADLVAYYNFDGVEVEDSSGFNNNPSSVLFGNFQEDVPTQIGSGTSFNMENPGGGGGGFFVPDSPSLDMAEGLTIAGWVNMSDAANYYFIAVKGPSGEATNNYPGNFELRISPSGFLEYLHQTDPTTGLSFYSSTVSIVPQEWHHVAVVATVGASVEFFVDGVAAGSAGMAGPLLVNDNQLIIGSRADGHSTFLGWMDDLAIWNEPLRNVQIALLADGGGPTDLPEFDPADINSDEEVDLLDYGILRDNFGTGNTLAQGDIDRNGVVNGFDFRLLKNRLGQNGITVPEPSSVLLLSLSAAALLLARRTRKGAIAAAMLGLFGSLSSPANAQLLLKVDPYSGDTTLTNRTGATFELDNYSIVSGSGSLDTVGWDSFTDAPVAGWEKANPRSKQLSEIKNPGSTTLAVNQTISLGKPFLANGYRDLSLEVVPQVGSELAPFVIQYDETPTSGSEIRLPNVSIAEVSSELDTAAFNRNAFLMLTGAGMDYATGTHTIVPDNFMWLSHGNGFDGGVDTAPFVVFDMGAVTDVTDVKIWNYNETLDGRPELLGRGVNLFDISVAADLAGPFTPAGSFNLDVAPGVGDADFSETIALDRDGIRFVRFDVRSNHNGVTYPANGTEPDAAFAGLSEVQFFGIAAASGPLGDTDGDADVDITDLNNVRNNFSGNGLGDTDNDNDVDITDLNNVRNNFGAGQPGAAAVPEPGSLILALCLGVGALATRRRLA